A segment of the Streptomyces pactum genome:
CGCGACGGGTGGGAGCCCAACCGGGTCGACGTGTGCGACAGCGTGTTGGACGCGACCCTGCGCGAGGCGACGGCGCTCGGCTCCCCGGACGGTGCCCCCGCGGACGTCGTCCTCACGGCCCGGCGCACCACCGTCATCGGGTCCGTGCGGGCCCGGGCCGTGGACGTGCTGGAGAACTGCCTGCTGAACGGCGAGGTGCGGATCGACCGGTGCGAGCGGGGCTCCGTACGGTTCTGCTGGCTTCCGCCGGGCTCGGTGACGCCGCCGCGCTTCCACTGCGAACCCGAGCACTCCGGCGATCCGGAGCGGGTGACGCTGCGTTTCGCCGGCACCCGGTACGGCATCTCCGGCTACGTGCGGCTCGCCGACACCTGCGCAGAGGAAATCCGCCGCGGCGGCGACAACGGCTCGGAGCCCGGCGCGCTGCACCACCTCTTCCAGCCGCAGCGGGCGGACAACCTGCGCACCAGGCTGGCCGAGTACACGCCCGCCGGATGCGACGCCGGGCTCTTCTTCGCCACCTGAGTCCCGCCCGGAAGCACCCTTCGACCACCCCGTACCGTCCACCCCCGGTTTAGGCAGGAAGCACACGCATGCACGGCGACTTCTCCCGCGTCATCTTCGATCCCGCTCGGCGTTTCTCCTCCGTTCTGTCCCAGCAGGGCCGGGTTCAGCTCGACGCCGACTTCAACGAGCAGACGGCGATCCTCCTGCACTACGTGCGCACCCTGGCCGCCGACGTCCTCGGTCCCGCGGCCTACCCGCCCGAACCCAACGGCATCGGCGGGTTCGGGATCGACGGCTACGACGGGGACACCTTCACCCTGGCCCCGGGGCGCATGTACGTCGACGGCATCCTGTGCGAGTGCGACGGCACCGACTACTGGGACCAGCCCGACGGGCACCTGGACCCCGCGCGCGACCAACTGCCCACCGGCCCCTTCCTGGTGTACCTGCGGGTGTGGGAGCGGTTCGTCACCGCCCTGGAAGCGCCGTGGATCCGGGAGACGGCCCTTGGTCCGAACGGCCCGGACACGACGGCGCGCACCCGGGTCGTCTGGCAGGTGTGCGTGCTCCCGCTGGAGCCGGGCTCGTTCACGCCCGACATGCGCAGCGCCGGACGCTTCCTGCGGGACCGCGTCGGCAGCCGTTTCGAGCCGCGCGGCATGCTCGCCGCGCGGACCCGGCGCCCCGAGGAGGCGGCCGCCCTGCCGGACGGGACGGTCCCGTCGTCCGGCTACCGGGGCCCGGAGAACCAGTTGTACCGGGTGGAGGTGCACCGGGGCGGCAGGGAGGGCACGGCGACCTTCAAGTGGTCGCGGGAGAACGGATCCGTGGTCCTGCCCGTACGGGGCGTGTCCGGGACACAGGTCGAACTGGAGACGCTGGGCCGGGACGACAAGCTCGGCGTGGACGTCGGTGACGTGGTGGAGATCGTCGACGACGCCGTGGTCTGCCGCGGGGCGTCGGACCGGCCCGACGAGGACTGCGGCCGGCTCCACATCGTCCAGAGGATCGACTACGACGAGTACCGGGTCACCCTGGACGGCGATCTCGACGACGACCCGTTCCACCGGTCCGCCGGCCGGGTGCCGACTCGTCATCCGCTGCTGCGCCGCTGGGACCAGGGAGCGAGCGGGCGGGACGGCGGGCATGGTGACGCGATGGGCCTTCCCCTGCGCGAGGGGGAGTGGCTGCCGCTCGAGGACGGCGTCGAGGTTCGTTTCGAGCCGAGCCAGGACAGGCCGCGCGTCTACCGCCGCGGTGACTACTGGCTGCTCCCGGCCAGGGCTCTCACCGCTGACGTCGAGTGGCCACGCGGCCGCCAGGGGCAGCCGCTCAAGCGCCGCCCGCACGGCGTCCACTATCACTACGCCCCGCTCGCGTTCCTGGAGCCGCGGGACGGCGACGACTTCCGGCTGGTGGACCTGCGGGTGCCGTTCCCCCCGCGGCGGTAGGTCCGGCGGCGACCGGGTCAGCGTCCCGCGAACGCGAAGAGATAGACGGCCCAGGCAGCGAAGAGCGCGAACGCCAGGATCACCAGGGCCACGGGCGTGGTGCGGGCGGACACCTGCGCTCCCGTCGTCAGGTTGTGCAGACGCTTGACCCGCAGCGTGCCGCGTTTCACCTTGCCCCGGGCGCGCACCCGGTCCCCTTCGTTGACGGCGCCCTCGAAGGAGTAGCCGCGCATCTCCACGGGGACGAGCCGCAGGGGACGGTCCTGCCGGTCGTGCACCTCCACGCGGAAGTTGCACACCACGGTCGAGCTGGTGTTGCCGGAACTGCCCTGCACTTCGGTACGGAGCTGCACGTTCCGCGCCACTCCCTCGACCAGGCCGCTGCC
Coding sequences within it:
- a CDS encoding DUF6519 domain-containing protein, yielding MHGDFSRVIFDPARRFSSVLSQQGRVQLDADFNEQTAILLHYVRTLAADVLGPAAYPPEPNGIGGFGIDGYDGDTFTLAPGRMYVDGILCECDGTDYWDQPDGHLDPARDQLPTGPFLVYLRVWERFVTALEAPWIRETALGPNGPDTTARTRVVWQVCVLPLEPGSFTPDMRSAGRFLRDRVGSRFEPRGMLAARTRRPEEAAALPDGTVPSSGYRGPENQLYRVEVHRGGREGTATFKWSRENGSVVLPVRGVSGTQVELETLGRDDKLGVDVGDVVEIVDDAVVCRGASDRPDEDCGRLHIVQRIDYDEYRVTLDGDLDDDPFHRSAGRVPTRHPLLRRWDQGASGRDGGHGDAMGLPLREGEWLPLEDGVEVRFEPSQDRPRVYRRGDYWLLPARALTADVEWPRGRQGQPLKRRPHGVHYHYAPLAFLEPRDGDDFRLVDLRVPFPPRR